A single genomic interval of Mesoplodon densirostris isolate mMesDen1 chromosome 8, mMesDen1 primary haplotype, whole genome shotgun sequence harbors:
- the ARL4C gene encoding ADP-ribosylation factor-like protein 4C, producing the protein MGNISSNISAFQSLHIVMLGLDSAGKTTVLYRLKFNEFVNTVPTIGFNTEKIKLSNGTAKGISCHFWDVGGQEKLRPLWKSYSRCTDGIIYVVDSVDVDRLEEAKTELHKVTKFAENQGTPLLVIANKQDLPKSLPVAEIEKQLALHELIPATTYHVQPACAIIGEGLTEGMDKLYEMILKRRKSLKQKKKR; encoded by the coding sequence ATGGGCAACATCTCTTCCAACATCTCGGCCTTCCAGTCCCTGCACATCGTCATGCTGGGCTTGGACTCGGCCGGCAAGACCACGGTGCTCTACCGGCTCAAGTTCAACGAGTTCGTGAACACGGTGCCCACCATCGGCTTCAACACGGAGAAGATCAAGCTGAGCAACGGCACGGCCAAGGGCATCAGCTGCCACTTCTGGGACGTGGGCGGCCAGGAGAAGCTGCGGCCGCTGTGGAAGTCCTACAGCCGCTGCACGGACGGCATCATTTACGTGGTGGACTCGGTGGACGTGGACCGGCTGGAGGAGGCCAAGACGGAGCTGCACAAGGTGACCAAGTTCGCCGAGAACCAGGGCACGCCGCTGCTCGTCATCGCCAACAAGCAGGACTTGCCCAAGTCGCTGCCCGTGGCCGAGATCGAGAAGCAGCTGGCGCTGCACGAGCTCATCCCGGCCACCACCTACCACGTCCAGCCGGCGTGCGCCATCATCGGCGAGGGCCTCACCGAGGGCATGGACAAGCTCTATGAGATGATCCTGAAACGCAGGAAGTCCCTCAAGCAGAAGAAGAAGCGGTAA